The Streptomyces achromogenes DNA segment CGGCATGCTGAGTGCGGCCGCGCTGGTCACAGCGGGTTCCGCGGCGGTCGGGCTGCCGCTGCCGTTCCAGTTCGTGGTGTTCACCGTGGTCGCCGCGGCCACGGTGCTGTTCGTACGTCCCATCGCGCTGCGCCACGTGCTCCAGCCGCAAGTGGCACGGTTCGGCGTGGACGCCCTGATCGGCAAGGCCGCCTTCGTCGTCTCGGACGTGACGGACCGGGGCGGCAGGGTCCGTATCGACGGCGACGAATGGACGGCCCGCGCCTACGACGAAACGCTGGTGATCCCCGCCGGAAGAACCGTCGACGTCATAGAGATCAACGGAGCCACCGCGATCGTCTACCCCCGGGACTGAAACCATGGAAACCTCGGCGTTCTTGATTGCCGGCCTGCTCGTCGCCCTCTTCGCGGTCTTCACCGTGGTGCGGGCGGTGCGCATCGTGCCCCAGGCACGCGCCCGCAACGTCGAACGGCTCGGCCGCTACCTCCGGACCCTGAATCCCGGCCTCAACTTCGTCATCCCGTACATCGACCGCGTGCACGGGGTGATCGACCTGCGGGAACAGGTCGTCTCCTTCAAGCCGCAACCGGTCATCACCGAGGACAACCTGGTCGTCGAGATCGACACCGTCCTCTACTTCCAGGTCACGGATCCACGAGCGGCCTTCTACGAGATCGCGAACTTCCTCCAGGCGGTCGAGCAGCTCACCGTCACCACGCTGCGCAACGTCGTCGGATCCATGGACCTGGAGAAGACGCTCACCTCACGGGACACCATCAACAGCCAGCTCCGAGGCGTGCTGGACGAGGCCACCGGGAAATGGGGGCTGAGAGTCAACCGCGTGGAGATCAAGGCCATCGACCCCCCGCAGAGCATCAAGGACGCGATGCAGAAGCAGATGCGGGCCGAGCGGGACAAGCGGGCCGCGATTCTCGGGGCCGAGGGGCAGCGCCAGTCACAGATACTCACCGCCGAAGGCGACAAGCAGGCCGCCGTCCTGCGCGCGGAGGGCAACCGCACCGCCGCGATCCTCCAGGCCGAAGGGCAGTCCCGGGCCATCGACGAGGTGTTCCAGGCCGTGCATCGCAACGACCCCGACCCCAAGCTGCTCGCCTACCAGTACCTCCAGACGCTGCCCCAGCTCGCGCAGGGTTCGGGCAACAACTTCTGGGTGATCCCCAGTGAGATCACCTCCGCACTCCAGGGTGTGTCCCGCGCCTTCAGCGAAGTGCTGCCGCCGTCACCGGCCACCCGCGAGAAGCCCGGGGACGACATGGCCGCGCAGGCCGCCGACGACGCGGCACAGGCCGCGGAAGCAGCTGCCGCGGCCCTCGCCGACGCGGCCAGGGCCGAACGCGGCACCCCGACCTCCGACCCCCTCCCCTCCGAGCCACCTCACTGACGGCGGGGACGCCCGGGCGGGCCCCGTGCACGAAGACGCCGGCTCCTCGCGGGTCTGAGCAGCCGGCCGGCGGTGGTCAGCTGATGCGCACCGCGCGGCACCACGTGAGGGGGCCGCCCTCGAGGGCTTCGAGGGCGGCCTCTCCGCGGGCGTGGCTCATGCGGCCCGCCAGGGGATCAGCCCTCAGGGCCGGCCCATGTAGTGGAAGGTGCTGTAGTGGTCGTTCGTCCACCACACGTCTCCTGTGTTGATCGCCCGGACGACCCGACGGGCGTCGCGTCGAGGAGCGGCGCCGTTCGCCGGGGTGACGTAGACGGTCGTGTTGTACTCCTGGAACGTCCCCGTGTAGCCCCGGGCGGAGGTCCCGGCGAGTCCGGCGTTCAGGAACGCCCGCAGCCGGCCGTCCCGGTCCTGGTACTGGCCTCCCGTGTAGACGATCTCCCGCACCTGTGTGCGTCTGGCGGGGTCCACCCACGAGGCGCCGGTGAACCAGTGCTGGTTGCCGATGTTGTGCCAGTTCGGCCAGCCCATGTCCCGCCAGAAGTCGGTTCCCTGGACCATGTCGTGCGGCTCCGGGTCGGGGTGGGTCACACTGCCGGACACGCCCGAGGGGCCACCGCCGTTGTTGCTCTGCGAGGGTCCCGACGGCGGAATGGGCTGGGCCGTGGCAGCGCCCGAGCCGGCGAGCGTGAGGGCGGAGCCGAGGGCGGCGGTCGCGAGTCCCAGGGCGACCGCGCGCCGTGTGCGATGCGTTGCGTTTCGCATGACGTCCTTCTGTAGTCGGTGACCGGCACCGCTGCGGTGACCGGCCTGACCCCCACATTCGGCGGCCCGTAGTTGATCAGCCACCCCCTTCCGCCGGGTGAATCAACGGGCTCTCACCAGGCGAATCAACGCGGGACCGATCAACGGCCGCGCACCGTCCGGTCAGCCGCGCGCAGGTCTCGACTCACCCGTGCTCCGGGCACACGCTGCGGTGTTCCAGCCCCGCCGCGTATGCCTGCCACTCGCCCGCCGTCAGTTCCCTGCCCGCCCGCGCGCACACGGTCCGGACGGCGCGGTCCGGGTCCACGGAGTACCGCTGGAGCGGGACGTGGGGGGCGGCGGCGTAGAGGGTGGTGCCGTCGGGCGAGAAGGCGAGGGAACTGATGGCGTCCCCGGGGGTGGTGAGGGGCTCACCGAGGGGCTGGCGGGTGGAGGTGTCCCACAGCTGCAGAGTGCCTGAGTCGCCGCCGACGGCGAGCGTGTGACCGTCGGGGCTGACCGCGAGGGCCTGGACGGCCTCGGCGGTGTCGCCCAGCGGCGCGGGGAAGACGTTGCGCAGCGCGCCGGTACGGTGGCGCAGCCCACCGTCCCAGAGGGTGACGCGACCGGTCAGGTCGCCGGCGGCGAACAGAGAACCGTCGGGTGAGAAGGCGACGGCTCCCGCCACGCCGCCCCGCACGAGGTCGATCATGGTGCTGCGGGCCGAGGGGAGTGAGACCGTCCGGTTGTCGGCGACCAGCAGCCGGCCGTCGGGTCGCACGGCCAGGTGGGCGCCCGTCCCGGGCGGCAGCGTCGCCGTCGTGCGATGGGTGGCGGTATCCCAGATTTCACCTGTCAGCGCGGCCGCCAAGCTGCTGCGGGCTGTCTGCAGGGTGCGGCCGGCCGGGCCGAGCGCGATTCCGACCAGCGCGTCTCCGGGCAGGTTCAGCGTCGTCGCGACGCGGCCGCGACGCAGGTCCCAGATCCGCACCGGCTGCGCGGTGGCGCTGCGGCCCGGAGCGGAGACGCCGTAGGCGAGAGCCGTGCCGTCCGGACTGAACGCCAGCAGCGGCAGCGTGTCCTGTGGCACGACGGGCTCGGCCGGGTCGCGGGAGACGGGCAGGGACAGCGGGGGCAGGGCCCGGGGCGAGCGGTCGCCGGTGGTGCTGTGCAGGCGCAGTACGTACCGGCGGCCGAGACGCTGGGCGGTGACATAGGTGCGGCCGTCCGGGCTCAGCGCCACGGCGTCCACGGGTGTCTCTCGCCAGGACCGTGTGACGGCCTCACCCAGGGCGAGGGTGTGGACCGTGGCGCCCTCGATGTAGCGCAGGTCGGGACGGCGGGAGTCCCAGGCGAGGACTCCGTCGAGGTGTTCGTTGTCCAGGGGATGGCGGAAGACCGGAGCGGCGGGCGAGGACAACCGCCAGACGCGGAGCTCGGTGCGGTCGGCCGTGGCGAGGAAGGCGCCGTCGCCGCTGAGCGAGGCGTGGGTCACCCCGGGGTCGTCCACGCTTGCCAGGCCGCGGCCGGTGCGGGTGTCCCAGACGGTGACCGCGGTGCCGGTGACCGTGGTCAGCCGGTCGCCCGGGCCGAGGGCCAGGGCGCCCGGCCCCGCGCCGCAGACGCCGCGGGTTCGCTCCCATCGGCCGGGTACGGCTCGGTGCCGGACGGTGTCCCACACCTGGGGTCCTCGTCCGTCCGCCGGGCACACGGCGAGGAGGGAGCCGTCGGCGCTCGCGGCCGGTTCCGTGAAGACGGTCGTTCGGCGCTCGAAGCGCACCCTGCCGTCGGCCACCGACCGCAAGCCGACCCGGTCGTCCTCGTGCGTGAGGTAGCTGTGGCCGTCGGCGGTGAACGTGACCGTGACCTCCCCTCCGAGCGGCTGCGGAGCGCCGGCCCAGTGTCCGGTGCCGGCGTTCCAGAGACGTGTGCCGGCGTCCGTGGCGACGGCGAGGACACGGCCGTCGGGGGAGGCGGCCGTCACCCTGGCGCCGGCCGGGAGCCGCCCCTGGGCGGTAGGGCGGTGCGCGGACACGCTCCAGGTCCGCCAGGTGGTGTCGTCGGCGCTGAGGAGGGTGCGGCCTGAGCCGGTGAGCAGACGGCTCCGGTCGTCGCCCGGCGCCGGGTCGGTGAACGTGTCCGACGCGTGCTGGGTGAGGGATCCCAGAAGGGAGCGGCGGGTTTCGGGGAGGCGGGCGGTGCGCCAGGCGGCGACCCCCAGCAGGAGCGCGGTGCGCGGGTCGGTGGTGCGCAGCGCGTCTGCGGTCTCGGCGACGCGGCGGGCCGCGTCCGCGCTGCGTCGCCGTTCGTTGTCGGCGTGCTCCCGCCAGACGGCGGCCCCGATCACCAGCGCCACGGTGAGCACGGCGGACAGCGCGCAGGTCAGCAGCCGGGCCCGGCGGGTGGTGCGGGCGGCGGCCCTGCGATCGGCCGCCCGGACGTCCCGCGCGGACAGCAGAAACGCCCGCTCGGTCGCCGTCAGGGCGGCGTCCCGGGCCGGATCCGTGAACAGCTCCTCGGCCCGGGCCAGGTTGGCGCCCCGGTACAGGGTGCCCGGGCAGCGGTCGTTTTCCAGCCACACGTCCGCGGCCTCGGCGAGGCGCCGATGCAGGCGCAGCCGTTCGCGATCCGCCTCGATCCACCCGTGCAGCCGGGGCCAGCCGGTCAGCAGTGCCTCGTGAGCGAGATGCACGCCGTCCTCGTCCGCGGTGACCAGACGGGCGCGGGCCAGCCGCTCCACCACCCCGGGCACCTGCGGCTCGGCCCACCCGGCCAGCTCGGACCGGCTGAGCGGGCGGCGGGTGTCCGCAGTGCCCTGGCCCGGTTCGACCATGCGCAGCAGCACGTGCCGGGCCGCGGCGGCCTGGTCGGCAGAGAGCTCGCCGTACACCGCCTCGGCCGTGGCCGCGATGGCCCCGCTCACCCCGCCGGCCGCCCGGTAGGCGGCGAGGGTCAGCAGACGGCCCCTGCGGCGGTGCCAGGTCTCCAGCAGGGCGTGGGACAGCATCGGCAGGGCGCCGGGCCGGTCGAGGACGTCGTCGACGATCCGTGCGGTCAGTTCACGTTCGACGATCAGTCCGGCCGTCTGCGCCGGCCGCACCACCGCCTCGCGCAGTTCCTCCGCCGTCATGGGTCCGAGCAGCAGCCCGGACCGGCCCAGGGCGTCGGCGAGGCCACGGTGCTCGGCGCAACGCGCGTAGAAATCGGCGCGTACGGCGATCAGGACACGCAAATTGCTTCCGGGGTCGCGCGCGGCGAGCAGCAGGTCGATGAAGCGGGCGCGCTCGGCGTCGTCCCGGCAGAGGGTGAAGACCTCCTCGAACTGGTCCACCACGACCCAGCCCTCCGGTTCCCCCGTGCCGGGCGTCAGCAGATGCCCGTAGGTGGTGGCCGGACGCGGCCCCGGAGTGAGGATGCGCAGCACCGCCGGATCGGCCCGCCCGGCGATCGTCTCCCGCAGCCGGGGGATCAGCCCGGCCCGCAGCAGGGAGGACTTGCCGCTGCCGGACGGCCCGAACAGTACCGCGAGCCGGTTGTCGCAGACCAGCTCCGCGAGCTGCTCCAGTACGCGGTCACGGCCGAAGAACAGGTGCCGGTCGTCCGGCTCGAACCGGGTCAGGCCCCGGTAGGGCGCCGGTTCTTCGACGCGGGTGGGTGCGGTGGCCCGGGCGCTCTCCGTCTGCGCCTCCGCGTCCTGCCACCGGCCCGCCCACTCGGCGGGGTCTCCTCCGCAGGCCCGTACGTACCCCTGGACCACGGCGAGGGACGGCAGCCGCTCGCCCGCCGCCGCCTGGGACAGCGTCGTCGCGGAGAAGCCGGCCGTCTCGGCCATGCTCCGGTACGAAGGGCCGCCCGCGATCCGCCGCACCTCCCGCAGCTCGTACGCGAGTCGTTGGACGGGGCCGGCCTCGGGGTCGACCGGTCTCTCGGGACGCCCCATGGGTGCGTACCTCCTTACATCTCAGGAAAAAGCGGTATCGGGAGGGGCGACCATACGGATCGCCCGGCGACGTACCGGTTGATTGCGGGTGACGAGCAGATGACAACGGACAACCAGGTCTTCGAGGGGGCGATTGGCCGCTTCCCCGGAGAGGACGGGCAAATCAACGCCGCGGTTGTCGGCGTCGTATGGGCAAGGCCGCGGCTCGGGCACCGGGCCCCACGGAGAAGCAGCACCCGGCGTTGTCGGACGCCGTTGACCTACCGGGGACTTCGGCGCTTCCCCCACCGCACCCGCCGGCGCCCGGCTGTCACCGGTGTGAGCGGTCTCACTGCCGCGCAGCATCCTGCTCCCGCGTCCTCGGCATGCAGGTGTGCAACCACGGTTGGTGCGCCGTCGTCCACGGTCTGTACGTCGAAAAAGGGCCAGGGTGACCCGTTGCCGGAGGCGGCGAGGATCACCCGGTGGAAGGCCGGCGACCCGACCGGCATCAGCAGCGTCGTCAGCCATCGCCACGACCGGGAGTGCGCGGCGTGGGTCGAGAAGGGCGCGAGCAAGCCGTCCTACCCGTCGGCCTCGCGGCACGGCGGGTTCAGTACCCAACCGGTCGGCGGCCTTTCGATGTCCCCGGGGCGGCTGACGTCGAGTCCTGTGGTGATGGTGGTCAGCCGTCAGAAGGAGTGGAACCCCTCCCAGTAAGTGTCAGCGCTCTTGCCGAAGCGGTCGGGGTGTCTGCGTCGTAGTCGGGTGTATCGCTCGTTGAGCAGTTCCACGGCCAGGTGCAGGCTCGTTCCGAACTCGGAGCGGATGGCCTGGATCGCGTGAATCCGGCGGTTCTCCGTGATCAGGGCATCGATACCCGACCATCGCCGCTCCTCGGCTTCCTCCGTCGACCTGAAGCTCGCCAGCTCGTCCTGGAGGCGCTGCACCTCGCCGACGATCTCGGCGTCGGTGGCAACGCCGAGTGCGGTGACCTCGTCCCGGATCGGACCCTCCCGGCCGATGCCGAGTTTGATGCACAGCCGGGCTCTCAGGTCGCCGAGTTCTCGTCGCAGCACGTCGCGTTCCGCGCGAGCCGTGGCGAGCTCCCGTTGCACCGTCCCGAGTTCCTCCTCCGTCATGGCGACAGTCTGCCAGGGGCGACGGCACGCCTCCACGCTCTTCCCCGTGCCGAGCACGGACGCTCGGGGGAGAGCGTCCGTGCTCGGCAGGCGGGGTGTGGGCACGTTCCGTCGTCCTCAGCCGCCCGAGGACTCCACGGCGTCGAACACCTCGAAGCCCCCGCGACGTAACCGCTCACCGCCCCAGGCGCCGAGCGGCTCGAGCGCCTGGTTCAGGGTGTGGCCGTGCTCGGTCAGGGAGTACTCCACCCGTGGTGGGACCTCGGCGTAGACCTCCCGGTGCACGAGTCCGTCGTTCTCCATCTCCCGCAGATGCTGGGTCAGCATCTTCTCGCTCACCCCGTGCAGAGCGCGACGGAGCTCGGAGAAGCGCCGTACGCGATGGGCGTCGAGCTCCCAGAGGATCAGCCCCTTCCACTTGCCGCTGACCACATCGAGCGCGGCGTCGATACCACAGATATAGGGCCCGCTTCTGGGCGTCCTGGCCATCACTGATCACCCTTACATAGAGGTAAGTACCGCAGAAAATAGTGGGTACTTCCGAGACTAGTGACGCTGTTCGAGCATGGAGGGGTGAACGAACAACAGCACCACTCCACCAGGCTGAACAGCGCTGTCACCGTGATCGGACTGGGCCCGATGGGCCAGGCCATGACCCGCACCCTCCTCGCCGCCGGCCACCCGGTCACCGTCTGGAACCGCACCGCCGGCCGGGCCGACGGCGTCGTCGCCGACGGCGCGAGGCTCGCCCCGACGCCCGCCGAAGCGGTCGAAGCGAGCGACCTCGTGATCCTGAGTCTCACCGACTACCAGGCGATGTACGACGTCCTCGACGGCGCCACCGCGTCACTCGCCGGCCGGACTCTGGTCAACCTGAGCTCGGACACGCCGGACCGCACGCGCCGGGCGGCCGCCTGGGCAGCGGGACACCACGCCGCCTTCCTCACCGGCGGTGTCATGGTCCCCGCGCCGATGGTCGGCACCGACGCCGCGTCCGTCTTCTACAGTGGGGCCGGCGAAGTGATGGAGCGTCACGGGGCGGCGTTGGCCCCGCTCGGCACGGCGAGGTATCTGGGCGCGGATCCGGGTCTCGCCCAGATGATGTACCAAGCCCAGCTCGCGGTGTTCCTCACCACGTTGTCGGCACTGATGCATGCCACCGCCATGCTGGGTACCGCAGGGATGAAGGCCGCGGAAGCACTGCCGGAGCTGTTGTCCTTCACCGACACGATCGGCGCCATCCTGCGGGCCGGTGAAGCCACCCCCGGCACCGCGCTGGACGCCGGAGAGCATCCCGGTGACCTCAGCACAGTCACCATGATGGGCGCGACGTCGGACCACATCGTCGAGACCAGTACGTCGCTCGGTCTCGACCTCGCGCTACCCCTGGCGGTGCAGGCTCACTACCGCCGTGCGATCGACGACGGCCACGGCGGCGACAACTGGACCCGCATCATCGACGCCATCCGTACGCCGCACCGCACGGCGCGGGACTGACGAACCCGGCGCCGACCGCCCCCTCGCCCGCACCGGGGCCCGGCAGGCCGGAGGCTGATCGGCGGCCGGCGGCAGGGATCACCGGAGCGCGAACGACGCCCGGTGCCGCCAGCCTGTTCCGTCGTGGACCATCAGGTCGACCGACGACACGCGTCCGGTGACGGGGAGCCGGTCGCGCAGGCCGGCCTCGACCTCCTCCAGCACGGCGTCGTCCTGCCCCTGGGCGATGGTGAGATGCGGGACGACCTCGTCGAACCGCCCGCCGAACGGCGGATGCTGCGGCCACCGGTCCGCGATCGCCTCGGTGAGCCGAACGAAGGGGATGCCCGGCTCGGGGACGAGGTACAAACTCCCCGGGAATCGCCCGCAGCGCTCGAACCGGACCTCGAAGGGCCGGTGACGCCCGATCACTTCCGCGACGGCAGCACACACACCGTCGTCGACGCTGCTCTCGTCGAGGAACGGGAAGAGGACGGTGACATGGGCCGGAACGCCCGCCCGGGCCGAGGGGTCCAGCCGCTCACGCCACGCTCGGACGACGGGCTCCGCCTCGGGGACCCGCACGATCAGTCCCGACTGCCCTGCCTGAAAACCACTGGAGTCGTCGCCTGCCATCACCCATGTGTACCAGCGTGGGCGGCCGAGGCCGGAGCGGGGCGGGGCGGGTCGTCGGTCAGCGTTTCGGACGGGAGCCCGGTGTGTGGCCGAAGGTGCGCCGGAAGACGTCGATGAAGGCGCTGGCCGAGGACCAGCCGCACCGGTGGGCCACCGCGGTCACCGGTTCCTTCTCGGCGAGCAGGACCAGGGCGTGCTGAAGCCTCAACTGGGTGCGCCACTGGGGGAAGGTCATGCCGAGGTCGCTGCGGAACAGCCGGGACAGCGTGCGGTCACTTGCGCCGACCCGGCTGCCCAGCTCGGCGAGCGTGCTGGAGTCGGCCGGGTCGGCCCGCAGGACGTCGCACAGCGTGCGCAACAGGGGCGCGGCCGGTGTGGGCAGATGCAGCGGCTCCTGGGGGGACGTCCGCAACCGGTCGATCAGTACCGCGCGCAGCCGGGCCCGTTCGGGGCTGTCGTCGTCGGGTGCGTGGGTGTAGGCGATGATCAGTTCACGCAGCAGCGGGCCGACGGCCAGCACGGTCGGTGTGTCGAGGCCGAGCGGGTTGTCGGTGGCGGGCAGCCCCATCAGATGCAGTTCGAGTTCGCCGTGGGCCCGGTGGGCATGGTCGACGCCGGCCGGCACCCAGATGGCGCGGTTGCCGGGGGCGACCCAGGAGCCCGCGCCCGTCGTCACGGCCAGCACTCCGCGGCCGGCGTAGACGATCTGGTGGTCGTCGTGCCGATGGGCGTCGATCGCGCCGCCGGGGGCCAGCCGCTGGGTGCGGGTCGGAGCGATCGGCTCATGGCGGATGTTCGGCATCATCCGGCAGGTTATCGGAAGCGCGACACGGGAGGGGGTCCGGACGATGGCGGGGTGCGAAGGAACACATCGATCACTCTGCTGTCCGTCGGGCACGCCTGCGTCGACGTCTATCAGGGCGCCGTGGCGTCCTTGGTGCCGTTCTTCGTCGCCGAGCGTTCCTACACCTACGCGGTCGCCTCGGGCATCGTGCTGGCCGCCTCGTTGCTGTCCTCGGTGGCGCAGCCGGTGTTCGGCGCGCTCACCGACCGTTGGGCGATGCCCTGGCTGTTGCCGGTCGGCACGCTGCTCGGCGGTGTCGGCGTCGCGCTGAGCGGACTGAGCGGTTCCTACCCGCTCACGCTCGTGTGCGTCGCCGTCTCGGGGGTCGGTGTGGCCGCCTATCACCCGGAGTCCGCCCGGGTCGCCCGAATCGCCGGCCAGGGCAGTCACCGGGCCATGGGCTGGTTCTCCACCGGCGGCAACGTCGGCTTCGCGTCGGCCCCGCTCCTGGTCGCCGCCGTGGTGGCCACCGGGGGACTGCGCTGGACGCCGCTGCTGGTGCTGCCGGCCCTGGCCGGCGCCGCACTGTGCCTGCCCGTGGTGCGCGCCCTGCAGCGGAAGCAGGCACCCGGACCGGGTACGACGGGACCGGCCGGAAGCGACGACCTCGCCTCCTTCGTGAAGCTGTCACTGGCCGTGGTCTTCCGCTCGATCGCGTTCGTCGGTCTGAGCACCTTCATCTCGCTCTACGCCCGCCAGCGCCTGGGCGGCGGTACGGCCGTCGGCACCGCGGCCCTGACCGTGCTCTACCTCGGCAGTGCGCTCGGCTCGGTGCTGGGCGGATTTCTGGCGAGCCGCCGGGACCGGGTGTCGGTCTCGCGCCGGTCGTACCTGGTCGCCGTCGCGGCCGTCGCGGGCGTGGTGTGGGTGCCGGGCCCGGTCGTCTACCTGTTCCTGGCGCTGACCTCGGCAAGCCTGTACGTGCCCTTCTCACTGCAGGTGACGCTCGGTCAGGACTACCTGCCCTCGCGGGTCGGCACGGCCAGCGGGATCACCCTCGGCCTGACCGTCAGCACCGGCGGCCTGGCCGGCCCCGTCATCGGCAGCCTCGCCGACGCCACGTCGCTGCAGACCGCCCTGGCGCCTCTCGCCGTGATGCCCCTGCTGAGCTGGCTGATCTTCCGCGGCCTGCCCGAACCCGCCGCGCCGCGCCTCGGGCCCGCGCCACAGCCGAGGGCCGACGACGTGGACGGCACGGACGCCACGGGCGTCACCCCCGAGTCCGTCCAGCGGCCGGACCTCCGTTGACCGACGTGCCTGAGGTCTCGTGCCCGGCGGCGTGGGGTCACATCGGTTGCCCGAAGGGACGCCCTGGGGCGGATCATGCCTGTGGGCCCCGGGTGTTCCCGGGGCCCACAGGCAGGTGGTCGTGTCGGTGACTACCAGCGATACCAGCGGCCCTTGCGGCCGCCGGTGTCCGCGCTGCGCATGACGAAGCCCAGCAGCCAGACGACCAGCACGATGACGGCGATCCACCACAGTGCCTTCAGCGCGAAACCCGCGCCGAACAGGATCAGAGCCAGCAGAAGAACGAGAAGCAGGGGAACCATAGTTATCAACCTCCGATGGTCCTCGTGCCCGGCGAATCGAAGAACATACGGCTGGTCAGCCTGGTTTCTTCAGCGATCTTGCGGGAATTAGGCCCAGGTTCACGGACGCCGCCAGCGGTGTCTCACGGATGCTGCCGGCGGTATCCATGAGGCCCGGCGGGGTCCGGCGCATTCCTCGGCCGGCCCCGCACCGGGCATCGCCTGCCCCGGTCAGGCGACCAGTTCGGCGATGCTCCGGGCCGTCAGCCACAGGCCCGTCAGCAGGGTGAGCGTGACGATCAGCTGCTCCTGGTGCTGCGCGAGCCAGCTGCGCAGGGCGTTCAACCGGGCGTTCGCGACCGTGGGAGCCCGGACCGCGTACATCTCCATGACGATGAGGCTGAGGGTGGCGAGCAGGCAATAGGCGGTCAGCGCGAGCCAGTCGGCGAGGGTGGAGAGGTCCGCGTCGACGGCGGTCGCGGCGCCGGCGCCGACCAGCGCCCAGGGCTGCAGCATCCACGCCAGTCCGGCCGCCGCGGCCGGCGACGCGTTGTCGATCCGGGCGGTCCAGCGCGGCGGGCCGTGCGGGCGGGGCGGTCGGCGGTGCCGGTGTGCGCCGTAGAGGACCAGCGCCAGGCCGAGGGCGACCTTCGCGGCGAGCACGGCGGTCGAGGGCGCGCTGTGACGGGCCGGGGGCTGAGCGCCGGTCAGCAGCAGAACGCAGGTGATCACCACGATCAGGTTGGCCAGCCACGACAACAGGAACGCCAGTCCCTGGCGAACGCCGCGCCGCGAGGAGAGCAGCAGGATGAAGGCGCTGTTGTGCAGGGGCCCCAGGGTGACGGCGGTACCGATCACCACCAGGTCGAGGACCATCGGATCAGCCGCTCCCGGATGTCAGGGCCTCCTGGTGCCCGTGGACGGGGCGGGCCGGTCGGCAGGGTTGGCGGTGCTGCGGCGCCGCATTCCGACTCTGCGGTCGACGCCCCGGCTGGTCAAGCAAGCCACACCCGGATGGGGCACCACCGGTCGGCGGGTTCCCCGGGGAGCGCGAACGACGAAGCGGCGGGACGACCGCGTCGGTGGGCTGCGGACAGCGGGGTCGCCGCTTCCGTCATGGGCTCGGGCGGCCGGGACGGTGTGCTGAGGCCCGGGTCTCACTGTCCTGCCCTCGTGCCGCGCGGTTCAGGACGCCCGGCGCGCGGTGATGGCCCGGCGTGTTCCGTAGGCGGCGATGCCTGCGGCGATGACCGTGCTTCCCCACGCGATGGACGCGGCGGGCAGGGTGAAGGCGAGCAGCAGGCAGCCGGCCAGGCCGGCTGCGGGGACGATGCGCGCGGGGCGGTTCTCGTCCGCTGTGAGCGTCCAGGCCGAGGCGTTGGCCACGGCGTAGTAGACGAGGACGCCGAAGGAGGAGAAGCCGATCGCGCCGCGTACGTCGGTGGTGGCGGCCAGCACCACGACGACGGCGCCCACCAGCAGTTCGGCGCGGTGCGGCACCTGGAAGCGCGGATGAACGGCGGCCAGGACATGGGGCAGGTGCCGGTCCCGGGCCATCGCCAGGGTGGTGCGGGAGACGCCCAGGATCAGGGCGAGCAGGGACCCGAGTGCGGCGACGGCCGCCCCGCCCCGGACGACGGGCGCCAGCCGGTCCGCCCCCGCGGCCCGCACCGCGTCCGAGAGCGGCGCGGTCGCCTCGCCCAGCCCACGGGGGCCGAGCACCGTGAGGACGGCGACCGCCACGGCCGCGTAGACGACCAGCGTGATGCCGAGGGCGAGCGGGACGGCACGGGGGATCGTGCGCGCCGGATCGCGGAC contains these protein-coding regions:
- a CDS encoding 2'-5' RNA ligase family protein, with amino-acid sequence MAGDDSSGFQAGQSGLIVRVPEAEPVVRAWRERLDPSARAGVPAHVTVLFPFLDESSVDDGVCAAVAEVIGRHRPFEVRFERCGRFPGSLYLVPEPGIPFVRLTEAIADRWPQHPPFGGRFDEVVPHLTIAQGQDDAVLEEVEAGLRDRLPVTGRVSSVDLMVHDGTGWRHRASFALR
- a CDS encoding AraC family transcriptional regulator, with the translated sequence MPNIRHEPIAPTRTQRLAPGGAIDAHRHDDHQIVYAGRGVLAVTTGAGSWVAPGNRAIWVPAGVDHAHRAHGELELHLMGLPATDNPLGLDTPTVLAVGPLLRELIIAYTHAPDDDSPERARLRAVLIDRLRTSPQEPLHLPTPAAPLLRTLCDVLRADPADSSTLAELGSRVGASDRTLSRLFRSDLGMTFPQWRTQLRLQHALVLLAEKEPVTAVAHRCGWSSASAFIDVFRRTFGHTPGSRPKR
- a CDS encoding MFS transporter, producing MRRNTSITLLSVGHACVDVYQGAVASLVPFFVAERSYTYAVASGIVLAASLLSSVAQPVFGALTDRWAMPWLLPVGTLLGGVGVALSGLSGSYPLTLVCVAVSGVGVAAYHPESARVARIAGQGSHRAMGWFSTGGNVGFASAPLLVAAVVATGGLRWTPLLVLPALAGAALCLPVVRALQRKQAPGPGTTGPAGSDDLASFVKLSLAVVFRSIAFVGLSTFISLYARQRLGGGTAVGTAALTVLYLGSALGSVLGGFLASRRDRVSVSRRSYLVAVAAVAGVVWVPGPVVYLFLALTSASLYVPFSLQVTLGQDYLPSRVGTASGITLGLTVSTGGLAGPVIGSLADATSLQTALAPLAVMPLLSWLIFRGLPEPAAPRLGPAPQPRADDVDGTDATGVTPESVQRPDLR
- a CDS encoding DUF5670 family protein, which gives rise to MVPLLLVLLLALILFGAGFALKALWWIAVIVLVVWLLGFVMRSADTGGRKGRWYRW
- a CDS encoding GAP family protein, producing the protein MVLDLVVIGTAVTLGPLHNSAFILLLSSRRGVRQGLAFLLSWLANLIVVITCVLLLTGAQPPARHSAPSTAVLAAKVALGLALVLYGAHRHRRPPRPHGPPRWTARIDNASPAAAAGLAWMLQPWALVGAGAATAVDADLSTLADWLALTAYCLLATLSLIVMEMYAVRAPTVANARLNALRSWLAQHQEQLIVTLTLLTGLWLTARSIAELVA